From the Macaca nemestrina isolate mMacNem1 chromosome 2, mMacNem.hap1, whole genome shotgun sequence genome, the window AATCACAGCAGGTGCTTTCTGACAATGACATGTTAGTATGCTGTGAAGACTTCAGTGGCTGCTCCAGTTTTTCCTCTTCCCAAGACTCTCTGGCTTTTAGGGCCAATCTAGTGTAGGCAGAACTGGGCTAATCTGAGTAGAAGGCAAGTACACTTTTGGCTGAGATCCGGGTaccttcctctgtcacccagtgtgGGCCTGAACAAACTCAACCGCTGGCCTGAATCACTGATAAAGGACTAGACATATCTAGAAGTAGGAGGAACAAGTGGCCTCACAGGTCCTGGGTTAATATAACGAGTGGATGAGTTCAAAAAGATAGAGCATTGCAAGTGAGTTCTTTGTAGGACTGTACTAATGGCATCTGACTTAATTCTAAATGGAGAAAAGTTTGGGCAGGCAGGTCAACATATGTGAATCACATAGTTGTGTGACACCTGtgaaattcttaaatatttcGTATATTTTAACGTGGTCACTGGGGGAAAAGCCTCACATAAACTATTGGTCAAATGGTACATGGGGACTCATCAACTCTAACTTTTAAACCCATTTGTTCTTTTAACACtctggaaaattttttaaaaccagctttattgagatacttTATTGAGATATTGACAATTTACCTACTTAAAGTACACAATTCAacagtttttagtatatttacagtaTTGCAACCATCATGACAGTCAATTTTAGACTATTTGCATCACTCCAAGAAGACACCCTGTACCCTTTAGTCACTCCCCTTTTCTCCCTAATCTTACCTTCTACTCCAGTCTCAGGAAACAACTAATCTACtttctctgtagatttgcctattgtggatattttatgtaaataaatcatataatacgtggtcttctttcacttaacataatctcTTCAatgttcacccatgttgtagtgTGTATCAGCCACATGATTTTCATTGCTGCataatattttgtcatttcattccatactacattttatttatccattcatcattcaGTAGACAACTTGGGTTGTTTCAATCAACTTGTAATGCTCAATCaatgagtaatgctgctatgaacatttgtgtacagttCTTGaatggacataagttttcagttCTGTTGAatatatgcctaggagtggaattgtttgATTATGTGGTAAAtctattttcaactttttgaGGAACAATCAAACTCTCTTCCATAGcaattgcaccattttacatccccaccagcaataCCAGCAATATGTGACAGTTCAATTTTCCCTACATCTTACTAACACTTgctattatctatttttatttgtttgtttgtttgtttgttttttggtgatAGCCGTTCTGGTTGGTGTGAAGTGGGATcgtattgtggttttgatttgattttcatttccctaaccACTAATGGCTAGTAAACACCTTCTCATGTGTAAATTGGCTGTTTGTACctgctctttggagaaatgtctattcaaattttttgtcccttttaaaatgggttatttgtgtttttgttgttgagttcttCATTCTCTGCCTTAAGAGTGGAGGATGGTTGGAGGAAGAGAGTCTCAGACCTCTCAGTTGCTCTCATCTAGAATAGAGCTCTGAAACTCAAAGCTGGGGATGATGAGTAATGCTGGTAGTCTCCTTCTCTCAGGGTATACTGTAGACGAGAGTCTAGGTTGAGAGGGGGCCCTGTGTTATTGGCTGCACCCATCCATAGTGGAACATCATCACACTCAACGGGAGAGGGCGGGGAAACATATTGTGGTTCAAGCGTCACAATTGTTTGCAGTTCTTACTGAAATATAAGAGATTGtcttgaatatatattttcttcatgcTATATGTTCTCAGGACAATTTCCAGGAACTTTAAATGGTTATTTATCTATAATTTTCACtagttattgttgtttttagGGAGTGGATTTGAAAAGCTCTTCACATCACCATTCTGGAAGTGAGTCCCGTTTGGATCATTTTTTATGAaatgaatattttgtttcttttatactTGGTGGTAAAATAGTGGTAAAACTCTCTTTATAATTAGCATAGTAGAGATAGAATTGCTGTATAATTACAAAGGGTAGTTTTTATAAAGTATTTGCAAATTTACAGTGAATTAAGAAAACCAATGAGAGTTGAGGACTGGTTGACTTTCAACTTCAAATTGACTTTCAACTTCAAATCTAGTCAAATTCTAGAATGTCCATGTtttgacaaataatttttaacttattgCCATTAAACAGTTGTAAAACAAATCTGAATAACGAGAGTGACAGTGCATTTCATACTACAGCTTGTTGGTTTTGGTCTAGTTATCTGTGTATAAAGCCATCACAGTCATTGAAAAAGTCACCAAAATGACCTGTTTTAAACAGCATAGGAATAATTCAGATGTGGAAATCAAGttattaaaaattcaacatttttgtgtatacattttaaaagttcactAGCAAAAATGAccatgtattttctaatttttgtctaattcaaaatAAGTACTGCACCACAAACTATTTTTGAAAACCAACTTTCCCAACTCCCCTGATGCAGTTATTTGGACTTTGGGGGCTAAGTCTTACTTTTAACAATTCTTCAAACTCCTTATCTGATTATGCACTGGGCTCATATGTGAATTGCCAACCAGCTGAATGTCACTTTAGTTGAAACAAATCTGGAGTCCAACTCATATTTAAAACACTTCTCTAAACATTTCCCCACCTTCACCATCCCCACGGCAAAGGTAACTATTCAGCTAACTCTAGCTGGCTGTCTTTTGGTGAAGAAGTTTGGTTACTTATAAAGGATCACTTAAGTATCTTTGAGAAAATACATACTGCTTAATACTTACAAGAGAATGTTAAAATGTATTCCTTGTTGGAAATTCTTCACTTTTTGGCAGGTGGCTTGTGTGTACTATTGCCTAAAGTACAGTAGTTTAAGTAGCTTATGGGCAGAGAGGGATTGTATAAGACCATGGAACCAGGTAAAGATGAATATTTAAGAAGGAAACCAAGCACATCCCAATGATATTTTCCTGAGTAGTTAATGGACTACACAAAGGTAAATAGTGAAAATAGCAAagtaattttctcttcttttagttTGGAAAGTTTCAGTGTTAAAGTTTGGCTTCTATTGAGTGAAACATCTTAGTTTCCCACATAGTGAAAGGTAAATGGAAAAATCCATCAATTCTGAAAATTGTAATGCAGTTAAATAATAAACTGATAAATTGCATTAAAGCTCAGTATTAATTTTTTCTCCTATAGAGACAGGAATTCTATCCTACTAAAGCTACTTAACAGTTCAAGTAGGTATTTTGGAAGATGCTTACCTCCTAGTTGGGTGTATCTCCCTGCGGCTTAGGTGAGCGCCGAGGCTTTGGCTCCTCCCCAGCTGCTGCGAGCTTCCCACTGTGCCGGGCGCCTGGGAGCCTCCCGGAGTTAGGTGTTCGGCCCCGCCCTCAGGACTATTGCTAAAACTCAAATTCTACCCGGCTAATTCCGGTGATTAATTATTGACAAAAGGAAAACACTCCTACGCAAACTTGTGTCCAACCGCACTGCTCCCAGCGACTCCTTCCAGAAGGGAATGCCTGCTGCAACACTCCCCTCCCCCCCTTGCTCTATGGTCCCAACTTCTCAAACGCTGCCACTCTCAGTCCTGGGCGATCAGACTGGTCCTTGGAGGAATGCAGCTCAACGacttctacattttaaaatttggttttctgcAGCTCGTTCGCACTTCTCCAGAGACAAGCCTCTCGGGAGGGGGCGCTTTCCCAGTGCAGGTGAAGCAGGGGCTCCGAGAGCAACAGAGGCGGCTGAGGCGTCGCTGTCACCTCCGGCTGCTGCAGTAAAACCCCGAGCCGAGGCGGCGACGGGGAGGAGGGGATAGGGAGGCGCCCTCCCCCGCGCTGGGGCTGGGATCCCCGACACTACTGAAGGGGCACGTCCTTTGGCTGTGGTAGAGGGGCGGGCCGATAAACAGGAGGTGAGAAGGTGGGAGCTCTGGGGCTTTAGCCTAAGCCGCGTTAAAGCGCCCAGGGAAAGCCCGCGCCCAGCATCCACCGGGCTGCAGACTTCGGCAAGGGGGCGAAGAAGCCCTGGTGTAAGCAGAACAGGACTGCGTCTGAAAGTCGGCATCAGGCTGCTAAGTGAGCCAAGGGCTCGGGCTGGGGCAGCGGGCGGCCAAGCAAGCATCCCACCTCATTTGTTTGTCAAAAACCGAAGAAAACAAAGCCTTTTAGCACTGGCAGCTAATTTTGGTGCCTCTGAACGTGTGAAACGCCCCTCCCCGCCTCACTCGCATCCTGCCCCCTTGCCCGCGGTAGCTGGGAGGTTAATCTTTAAAAAGGTGGACTCCGCCGGGGAAACAGATGAAAGGATCGTTTCCGGAGAACTTGTGTGTGTGCCCACTCACAAGTGCAGATAATTAATCTGGGCCCGGACTGCGGCAGCAGGGCAAACTGGGGAAAGAGGGCTGGGAGGCGGCCCGGTGGTGCAGAGACGCGCAGCGCCTGCTTCCGCGGCCCCCGGGCTGGCGTGCCCTGCGCTTACGCTCCGCGCTCGAATATCTTCCCCGGAGGGCTCGGAACCAGCGCGAGCACCTTCCCTGGAAGCCCACATCCATCACCCAGCGATCTCCTCTCCATCGAGAGCAGGGCTTGCTGAGAGTGGCGGAGGACCTTGAAGGCTCCCAGCTCTGTATCTCCGTGGCGGAGACGCTTTCTGCTCGAGGCCCAGGGGAGACCGGGAGCGAAAGCCTCTTCTGATGAATGAGCATTTGGGCAGTATCTGCCCATCAGCCCCCACTGCCGAAGGAGGAGACACTGCACATGCTCGGCCAGGGCTGATGGCGCTAAAGCGCGAATTTTGGCTGCTGGCAGGTCTCTGCTCATCCTCAACGCGCTTTCAGCGGATTCCACACTGCCAGGGCTACCAAGAGGGAGGCTCAAACGTTATTGGGCGGTGGTATCTCCATGCAGGAGGGAGGATGTCCCCAGAGGAAGCTAAAGGTAGatgggggcagggaagggaacCAATAGAAACAGAGCACCTGCTTGGAGTCCCTGTTAGCCATTTTACATAGTTATCATTTCCTTCTGCTCCCGTGTCTAAATAGCAGCAACCACTGTtagtgttatttatttctttatcacaTTCCTTATCTCTTGGCTTCTCCCGACACACCTTGCAATGCTGGCAGGGTAGATATGACCACTCAGGGCATGTAGATCAGGAAATAGAAACCCTAAGAAACGACTTTGCCGGGGCTACCAAGTCCATCTGTAGTGACGCCAATTCTATTTACACTGGTaaatcttatttttcattatctATTTTCCCTCCCTTGGTTGTGACACTCCACCCTCCACACTGTGATTGCACATTTGTGGAAATATAGAAATAGACGTTGTTGGCAAAGGTTTGTGAAATGGATGTGAGACCTTGCAACTACTCCAACTGGAGGTTGGGGGAAACTGGTACAGCTGGCAGATGTATTCAGaccattaaaaataatctgaaataacACACACGTATTATAACCACACACAGGAACACCTTTATGAATATCTTAGCAACTCCAAATGGAGAATAAATATTCCATGTTTTCCATACAGCTATAGAATATTCTCGAAACTTAACTAGATCACAAACTATAGgtcaacacttttatttttatttttatattggagACCtggctcactctgtcgcccagattggagtgcagaggcatggtCACAGTTCACtacaatctcagcctcctgagctcaagtgatcctcccacctcagcctcctgtgtaggtgagactacaggcacgtgccaccacacccagctattttctaaattccttgtagagatggggtctcattttgttgcccaggcttaggtcaacacattttaaaaggcagaaatcaTACAGACCAcatcatccatcaaaatacaataAGGATAAGattaacaacaaacatttatcctGATTGATATACTATGGAAATTTAAAGATGCTTTGAATCTGTATAAAAAAGCACAAATGGGAAAATTACAAACTCTTtaggaacagaagaaaaacaaaaatcctacaTAATAAAATAGAGAGAATATAGAAAAGCCAAATATTCTATGAAATTATACACTAAATGTCTTTATTGCAAAACAATGtacaaagagatttagaaaaaaattatgaaataattatgttAACTAATAAAGCTAAcagcagaaaataataaagtaggaaactgaaaaagcaaaaacaaaaatgaaaaaggagacttgatcaataaaagaaaaaaatgtgttctctGGAAAGATCAAGAAATAAATCTAGAAAAGATCAAGAATCAGAGAAGATACAGATGACATTAGGAAAGAAAGATGGCATATAACCACAGGTAAGGAAGataataaaaagtttagaaagcacctcaattgatttttttttgccCATGAGCTGGAATCTTCTTTTGCTCTGATTATTGGAACTTGTGAGATAATAATTAGCTAGCACTACAGTTTGTGCAGAGGTGAATGAAATTTGAAGAACCAGGCAGAATTGTTAACACTATAATAGTGTAAGAACATAAAGTAATGATAACTGTATCAACTGAACATTTTGAACCAGGTGTTTCATCATCAGTATCATAAAGTTTCTATTGCATAACTGAAAAACACACTGCTGGAgtagaaaattttccaaaataatcaTCACTAGTATGTTTGCCCTTAGGTAACCTGAGATGTTTAGAGACAGATATTATTTGGAAAGGAATGGGTCCACTTTGTAAAACTGTGTTTAGGCTTTTTTGGGATGTCTCTGGAGTCTACAATatcaggaagaagaaaggagttgACGGGAGAATCCACTTAAAATGACCCATAGTCAGGTACGCAATCTTGTATGCATTGGCTGAGAGTGATCTTAGATTTAGCAGATTAAAATTCAAGGATAAAATGTGAGTTTTTCTAAAGCTTCCAAACCCGACCATGGTAAAGAGAATACGGACTTTGAAGAAAAACAGCTCTGGATTCAAGTCCTAGCTCTTTCTACTAATCAGTTCTGTAGTCTGAGACCATTAGCTAGTATCTGTATACTTGGTTTTCCCAATGATAAATTAGGAATAATATTGACTTCATAAGGTTcttctgaaaattaaatgaaatgccATTTACAAAGTACTCATCATATGGTTCCTGCTGAACCCCCAAACCCCATTCTGCCTTTCCTAAATGCCATCTTTTAGTAACTTCTCTTCTGGCCATTgacatttcttccattttgtcACTGGGATGCtatccttcttcccttcctttcagTGAATCATGCACCTACTCCATAACTTACCAGCAATCAGAGAAACCCAAGCATCATTACTGAGTACCCTTGGAATGCTTTGGAAAGATCCTCTTAAATCTAAAAATAACATAACCCCTCTTTTACAAAGTGTAAATGGCAAAAATGAGACctgcttcttctttctttccttccttcctgcttcccCTTTATTTTTACTTACCACATTTTTTTTGAGTTCTTAAGAAACTATGCAAGACTGACATTCCCCAACTCACTGATTCTTGTTTAACATGTATGCACACGCTTAGACTGAAGTCCTTCACTGGGGAAAGACCCTAACCTTGAAACACTGTAAAATGTAATATTAGAATAAAGATCATGTTAATAATGATCCATAATGACAGTCAGTAGTTTATTCTAAAATTTGGAAAAACAGCATTCCATTAAGGAACTTAATGTTGATGTCCCCATTAGCACTAACAAAAATAAGAGATTTATCAGAATAGGCAAGAGTTTTGCCCTTAACAAGCCTATCCCCGTCTACCACTAGAGAGCTGAGGAGTAGCATTAAGACCAGTGTAACAAAAGATTTTCTGCATCATTTATTCTAAAGCagtcttttaaaaacagtattttttttttttttaagttctagggtacatgtgcacaacgtgcagatttgttacatatgtatacatgtgccatgttggtgtgctgcacccattaactcgtcgtttacattaggtatatctcctaatgctatccctcacccctaccccctccccacaataggaacctgtgtgtgatgctccccttcctgcgtccaggtgatctcattgttcaattcccacctataagtgagaacatgcggtatttggttttctgttcttacgatagtttgctgagaatgatggattccagctgcatccatgtccctacaaaggacacgaactcatccttttttatggctacatagtattccatggtgtatatgtgccacattttcctaatccagtctgtcactgatggacatttgggttgattctaagtctttgttgcaataaacatacatgtgcatgtgtctttttagcagcatgacttataatcctttgggtatatacccagtaataggatggctaggtcaaatggtatttctagttctagatccttaaggaatcgtcacactgttttctacaatggttgaactagtttagagtcccaccaacagtgtaaaaatgttcctatttctccacatcctctccagcacctgttgtttcctgactttttaatgatcgccattctgactggtgtgagatggtatctcattgtagttttgatttgcatttctctgatggccagtcatgatgagcattttttcatgtgtctgttggctgtatgaatgtcttcttttgagaaatgtctgttcatatcctttgcccactttttgatggggttgtttgtttttttcttgtaaatttgattgagttctttataggttctggatattagccctttgtcagatgagtagattgcaaaaatgttctcccattctgtaggttgcctgttcactctgatggtagtttcttttgctgtgcagaagctctttagtttaatgagatcccatttgtcaattttggcttttgctgccgttgcttttggtgttttagacatgaagtccttgcccatgcccatgtcctgaatggtattgcctaggttttcttctagggtttttatggttttaggtctaacatttaagtctctaatccatcttgaattaatttttgtataaggagtaaggaaacgatccagttccagctttctacttatggttagccaattttcccagtaccatttattaaatagggaatcctttccccatttcttgtttttgtcaggtttgtcaaagatcagatggctatagatgtgtggtattatttcttagggcttggttctgttccattggcctatctctctgtttttgtaccagtaccatgctgttttggttactgtagccttgtagtatagtttgaagtcaggtaacatgatgcctccagctttgttcttttggcttaggattgtcttggctatgtggggtcttctttggttccatatgaactttaaagcagttttttccaattctttgaaggaagtcattggtagcttaatggggatggcattgaatctataaattatcttgggcagtatggccattttcacaatattgattcttcctatccatcagcatggtatgttcttccatttatttgtgtcctctttgatttcactgagcagtggtttgtcgttctccttgaagaggtcctttacgtctcttgtaagttggattcctaggtattttattctctttgaagctattgtgaatgggagttcactcatgatttgactctgtgtttgtctgttactggtgtataagaatgcttgtgacttttgcacattgattttgtatcctgagattttgctgaagttgcttatcagcttaaagagatttggggctgagacaatggggttttctaaatatacagtcatgtcatctgcaaacagggaccatttgacttcttcttttcct encodes:
- the LOC105488516 gene encoding serine palmitoyltransferase small subunit B isoform X1, whose translation is MLAWPPAAPARALGSLSSLMPTFRRSPVLLTPGLLRPLAEVCSPVDAGRGLSLGALTRLRLKPQSSHLLTSCLSARPSTTAKGRAPSVVSGIPAPARGRAPPYPLLPVAASARGFTAAAGGDSDASAASVALGAPASPALGKRPLPRGLSLEKCERAAENQILKCRSR